One Vigna unguiculata cultivar IT97K-499-35 chromosome 7, ASM411807v1, whole genome shotgun sequence genomic region harbors:
- the LOC114190601 gene encoding uncharacterized protein LOC114190601 isoform X2, which produces MGNEMGNNNTSTIKEEDNIGEAEKKGFQGDTNETSIAKDVEEKASIDITNEPGKDTWQDEGHGEDVKGKAQTITTDEDSQEKTIGFASNHATTVLENDSMKGDTRASDVNMENQTPPTAEAEVVQEIGEAALVSEDATTELGKVTMQEDNHDDRMKENMQMIPSDEAKDVQEGEAEAFQDEVTGLNSNNTESTLENDLLEEDTCKNDLNMENKIHPTAEVEDVQEKATGMTSHYSISSLKNDLLEEDDPEDDVNVNHQKHKTIDDKFDQLQIETRLNFDDETSEFDDKTTQEDKQDANAVKPTVNSIDVQEKTIISASDAALKLTNSFEGSGDEITEVRQPEKSPSDGSVEAKVGKSENLSSLSLEGTEEYEKQETCFREHWIETCNHHLNNEPSIQQGDEITEVRQPEMSLIDRSVVTESGNLEILSSSSLEDTQEFVKQEETREREHMLVTDNHDLNSDPSIQQGDEISDFRQPEKSPNDEAVEAKGGNSESFSSFEDTEEYEKQEETCLREHLLVAYNEPSIQQGGVVIEVGQSDTSNDGSVEAKATNSEILSSSSLEGTEEYEKQEESCLREEILLTYNHQLNNEPPIQQDVEETTVLTLSAVNMSNDIEIQESSGHSDNDEPDKFLSEQSFVGTDSLLEHNLLDTNSHSEQIKDDDLAKEMKSHVELCTDMLDTTSDSLSIDTTINGNSLTKVKCTTEDSQTSPLESSIVVSPIELDHEENCKVPHGESILSRSGSMENSQDCKPDQCMKDSLKEYNMVYICDVSVESNGDCNGERNMLLDSNVSKLVTNDQVEEPKVTENGVPFDDFINNSNKTSEETGATSEEKHYVVPQAKKISLIEGLTDVDCRHEEGNENKIEETNQNPEISHVLVNTFEGTEMSEHCNCDLVTINQEESFPLKNNSSLLHFYDDHQDNVKQDKSFTATSMPNLGCKQTNKTRNSGHTIDNSNSSELTVPSLNLDDKEAFEKEGKEDPQHTEAELTASTATMSSIAPYSNKSIFENGGYETRESITRLSTESNPDNPNTSSQMQKSPSFNLNLRKEARPGESDKIPLLHQNKSANESFSKQTSLNLINSMPHAQYEQCMLHSEEMPVEEKIVTMERSYSRKSKAPFIGLLKEEEEAHLLGMSRIQENHAGTKNTVSSTSPKKDKRKTRSSFFSSCMCCATVP; this is translated from the exons ATGGGCAACGAAATGGGTAATAACAACACATCTACTATCAAAG AGGAAGATAACATAGGTGAAGCTGAGAAAAAAGGTTTCCAAGGCGATACTAATGAAACATCTATAGCCAAAGATGTTGAGGAAAAAGCTTCAATTGATATAACAAATGAACCAGGGAAAGATACATGGCAGGATGAAGGTCATGGAGAAGATGTAAAAGGGAAAGCTCAAACAATTACAACAGATGAAGACTCTCAAGAGAAAACTATAGGGTTTGCTTCTAACCATGCAACAACAGTGCTTGAAAATGATTCAATGAAAGGAGATACTCGTGCAAGTGATGTAAATATGGAAAATCAAACTCCTCCAACAGCTGAAGCTGAAGTTGTTCAGGAGATAGGTGAAGCAGCACTTGTTTCCGAAGATGCAACAACTGAACTTGGAAAAGTGACAATGCAAGAAGATAATCATGATGATCGTATGAAAGAAAACATGCAAATGATTCCATCAGATGAAGCCAAAGATGTTCAGGAGGGAGAAGCAGAAGCTTTTCAGGATGAAGTCACAGGGCTAAATTCTAACAATACAGAAAGCACGCTTGAAAATGATTTGTTGGAAGAAGATACTTGCAAAAATGACTTGAAtatggaaaataaaatacatccaACTGCTGAAGTTGAAGATGTTCAGGAGAAGGCTACAGGAATGACTTCCCACTATTCTATAAGTTCacttaaaaatgatttattggAAGAAGATGACCCTGAGGATGATGTTAATGTAAATCatcaaaagcacaaaacaaTTGACGACAAATTTGATCAACTACAGATAGAAACAAGGCTCAATTTTGATGATGAAACAAGTGAATTTGATGATAAAACAACTCAGGAAGATAAACAAGATGCTAATGCAGTAAAGCCTACTGTCAATAGCATAGATGTTCAGGAAAAAACTATCATCTCAGCTTCCGATGCTGCATTGAAGTTGACAAATTCTTTTGAAGGTTCAG GAGATGAAATAACTGAAGTCAGACAACCTGAAAAATCTCCAAGCGATGGATCAGTTGAAGCTAAAGTTGGAAAGTCTGAGAACTTGTCAAGTTTGTCTTTGGAAGGCACTGAAGAATATGagaaacaagagacatgcttcAGAGAACACTGGATAGAAACATGTAATCATCACCTTAATAATGAGCCTTCAATCCAACAAG GGGATGAAATAACTGAAGTCAGACAACCTGAAATGTCTCTAATTGATAGATCAGTTGTAACTGAAAGTGGAAACTTGGAGATCTTGTCAAGTTCTTCATTGGAAGACACTCAAGAATTTGTGAAGCAAGAAGAGACACGCGAGAGAGAACACATGTTAGTAACAGACAATCATGACCTCAACAGTGATCCTTCAATCCAACAAG gGGATGAAATATCTGATTTCAGACAACCTGAAAAGTCTCCAAATGATGAAGCAGTTGAAGCAAAAGGTGGAAACTCTGAGAGTTTTTCATCATTTGAAGACACTgaagaatatgaaaaacaaGAAGAGACCTGCTTGAGGGAACACTTGTTAGTGGCATATAATGAGCCTTCAATCCAACAAG GGGGTGTTGTAATCGAAGTCGGTCAATCTGACACTTCAAACGATGGATCAGTTGAAGCTAAAGCTACAAACTCTGAGATCTTGTCAAGTTCTTCACTAGAAGGCACTGAAGAATACGAGAAGCAAGAAGAGTCATGCTTGAGAGAAGAAATATTGCTAACATATAATCATCAGCTTAATAATGAGCCTCCAATCCAACAAG ATGTAGAGGAAACAACGGTTTTAACATTAAGTGCTGTGAACATGTCAAATGATATAGAGATTCAAGAATCAAGTGGACATTCTGACAATGATGAGCCAGACAAATTTCTCTCCGAACAATCATTTGTAGGCACAGACTCACTCCTAGAACATAATTTGTTGGATACTAATTCTCACTCTGAGCAGATTAAGGATGATGACTTAGCAAAAGAAATGAAATCCCATGTAGAATTATGTACTGACATGTTGGATACAACATCTGATTCCCTAAGTATTGACACCACCATAAATGGTAATTCATTGACCAAGGTAAAGTGTACTACTGAGGATTCCCAAACCTCACCTCTTGAATCTTCCATTGTGGTTAGTCCAATTGAACTTGACCATGAGGAAAATTGCAAGGTACCACATGGAGAAAGTATATTAAGCAGAAGTGGATCAATGGAGAATTCACAAGATTGCAAACCAGATCAATGCATGAAAGACTCATTGAAGGAATACAATATGGTGTATATATGTGATGTGTCAGTAGAGTCTAATGGGGACTGCAATGGAGAGAGAAATATGTTACTTGATTCTAATGTCTCCAAGCTTGTCACCAATGATCAAGTTGAAGAACCTAAAGTCACTGAGAATGGAGTACCATTCGATGATTTTATTAACAACTCCAACAAGACTTCAGAGGAAACTGGTGCTACTTCAGAAGAAAAACATTATGTGGTTCCTCAAGCCAAAAAGATTTCTCTTATTGAAGGTTTAACTGATGTTGATTGCAGACATGAGGAAGGGAACGagaacaaaattgaagaaacaaatCAAAATCCAGAAATTTCACATGTCTTGGTAAATACTTTTGAGGGGACTGAAATGTCAGAACACTGCAATTGTGATCTGGTAACTATAAATCAGGAAGAATCTTTTCCCTTGAAAAATAATTCCTCTTTGTTGCATTTCTATGATGACCATCAGGACAATGTAAAGCAAGACAAAAGTTTTACTGCTACCAGCATGCCAAACTTAGGTTGCAAGCAAACAAATAAGACCAGAAACTCTGGCCACACCATTGACAACTCTAATTCTTCTGAGTTAACAGTTCCATCTCTGAACTTGGATGATAAAGAAGCATTTGAGAAAGAAGGTAAAGAAGATCCACAACATACAGAAGCAGAACTAACAGCTTCTACAGCTACCATGTCCAGTATTGCACCATATTCAAATAAGTCCATATTTGAAAATGGTGGCTATGAAACAAGGGAAAGCATAACAAGGCTCAGTACTGAATCAAACCCTGACAATCCAAACACCTCTAGTCAGATGCAAAAGTCACCAAGCTTCAATCTCAACCTCAGAAAGGAAGCAAGGCCTGGAGAATCAGATAAGATTCCACTGCTTCATCAGAATAAGTCTGCAAATGAAAGCTTCTCAAAACAGACCAGTTTGAATCTCATCAACTCAATGCCTCATGCTCAATATGAGCAGTGCATGTTACACAGTGAAGAAATGCCAGTGGAAGAGAAAATAGTTACTATGGAAAGAAGTTACTCTAGAAAATCTAAAGCTCCATTCATAGGCCTCTtaaaagaagaggaagaagctcATCTTCTAGGCATGTCACGGATACAAGAAAACCATGCTGGCACAAAGAATACAGTGTCATCTACTTCACCTAAAAAAGATAAGCGAAAGACTAGGTCTTCCTTCTTCAGCAGCTGCATGTGTTGTGCAACTGTACCTTGA
- the LOC114190601 gene encoding uncharacterized protein LOC114190601 isoform X1, producing MGNEMGNNNTSTIKEEDNIGEAEKKGFQGDTNETSIAKDVEEKASIDITNEPGKDTWQDEGHGEDVKGKAQTITTDEDSQEKTIGFASNHATTVLENDSMKGDTRASDVNMENQTPPTAEAEVVQEIGEAALVSEDATTELGKVTMQEDNHDDRMKENMQMIPSDEAKDVQEGEAEAFQDEVTGLNSNNTESTLENDLLEEDTCKNDLNMENKIHPTAEVEDVQEKATGMTSHYSISSLKNDLLEEDDPEDDVNVNHQKHKTIDDKFDQLQIETRLNFDDETSEFDDKTTQEDKQDANAVKPTVNSIDVQEKTIISASDAALKLTNSFEGSGDEITEVRQPEKSPSDGSVEAKVGKSENLSSLSLEGTEEYEKQETCFREHWIETCNHHLNNEPSIQQGDEITEVRQPEMSLIDRSVVTESGNLEILSSSSLEDTQEFVKQEETREREHMLVTDNHDLNSDPSIQQGDEISDFRQPEKSPNDEAVEAKGGNSESFSSFEDTEEYEKQEETCLREHLLVAYNEPSIQQGGVVIEVGQSDTSNDGSVEAKATNSEILSSSSLEGTEEYEKQEESCLREEILLTYNHQLNNEPPIQQADVEETTVLTLSAVNMSNDIEIQESSGHSDNDEPDKFLSEQSFVGTDSLLEHNLLDTNSHSEQIKDDDLAKEMKSHVELCTDMLDTTSDSLSIDTTINGNSLTKVKCTTEDSQTSPLESSIVVSPIELDHEENCKVPHGESILSRSGSMENSQDCKPDQCMKDSLKEYNMVYICDVSVESNGDCNGERNMLLDSNVSKLVTNDQVEEPKVTENGVPFDDFINNSNKTSEETGATSEEKHYVVPQAKKISLIEGLTDVDCRHEEGNENKIEETNQNPEISHVLVNTFEGTEMSEHCNCDLVTINQEESFPLKNNSSLLHFYDDHQDNVKQDKSFTATSMPNLGCKQTNKTRNSGHTIDNSNSSELTVPSLNLDDKEAFEKEGKEDPQHTEAELTASTATMSSIAPYSNKSIFENGGYETRESITRLSTESNPDNPNTSSQMQKSPSFNLNLRKEARPGESDKIPLLHQNKSANESFSKQTSLNLINSMPHAQYEQCMLHSEEMPVEEKIVTMERSYSRKSKAPFIGLLKEEEEAHLLGMSRIQENHAGTKNTVSSTSPKKDKRKTRSSFFSSCMCCATVP from the exons ATGGGCAACGAAATGGGTAATAACAACACATCTACTATCAAAG AGGAAGATAACATAGGTGAAGCTGAGAAAAAAGGTTTCCAAGGCGATACTAATGAAACATCTATAGCCAAAGATGTTGAGGAAAAAGCTTCAATTGATATAACAAATGAACCAGGGAAAGATACATGGCAGGATGAAGGTCATGGAGAAGATGTAAAAGGGAAAGCTCAAACAATTACAACAGATGAAGACTCTCAAGAGAAAACTATAGGGTTTGCTTCTAACCATGCAACAACAGTGCTTGAAAATGATTCAATGAAAGGAGATACTCGTGCAAGTGATGTAAATATGGAAAATCAAACTCCTCCAACAGCTGAAGCTGAAGTTGTTCAGGAGATAGGTGAAGCAGCACTTGTTTCCGAAGATGCAACAACTGAACTTGGAAAAGTGACAATGCAAGAAGATAATCATGATGATCGTATGAAAGAAAACATGCAAATGATTCCATCAGATGAAGCCAAAGATGTTCAGGAGGGAGAAGCAGAAGCTTTTCAGGATGAAGTCACAGGGCTAAATTCTAACAATACAGAAAGCACGCTTGAAAATGATTTGTTGGAAGAAGATACTTGCAAAAATGACTTGAAtatggaaaataaaatacatccaACTGCTGAAGTTGAAGATGTTCAGGAGAAGGCTACAGGAATGACTTCCCACTATTCTATAAGTTCacttaaaaatgatttattggAAGAAGATGACCCTGAGGATGATGTTAATGTAAATCatcaaaagcacaaaacaaTTGACGACAAATTTGATCAACTACAGATAGAAACAAGGCTCAATTTTGATGATGAAACAAGTGAATTTGATGATAAAACAACTCAGGAAGATAAACAAGATGCTAATGCAGTAAAGCCTACTGTCAATAGCATAGATGTTCAGGAAAAAACTATCATCTCAGCTTCCGATGCTGCATTGAAGTTGACAAATTCTTTTGAAGGTTCAG GAGATGAAATAACTGAAGTCAGACAACCTGAAAAATCTCCAAGCGATGGATCAGTTGAAGCTAAAGTTGGAAAGTCTGAGAACTTGTCAAGTTTGTCTTTGGAAGGCACTGAAGAATATGagaaacaagagacatgcttcAGAGAACACTGGATAGAAACATGTAATCATCACCTTAATAATGAGCCTTCAATCCAACAAG GGGATGAAATAACTGAAGTCAGACAACCTGAAATGTCTCTAATTGATAGATCAGTTGTAACTGAAAGTGGAAACTTGGAGATCTTGTCAAGTTCTTCATTGGAAGACACTCAAGAATTTGTGAAGCAAGAAGAGACACGCGAGAGAGAACACATGTTAGTAACAGACAATCATGACCTCAACAGTGATCCTTCAATCCAACAAG gGGATGAAATATCTGATTTCAGACAACCTGAAAAGTCTCCAAATGATGAAGCAGTTGAAGCAAAAGGTGGAAACTCTGAGAGTTTTTCATCATTTGAAGACACTgaagaatatgaaaaacaaGAAGAGACCTGCTTGAGGGAACACTTGTTAGTGGCATATAATGAGCCTTCAATCCAACAAG GGGGTGTTGTAATCGAAGTCGGTCAATCTGACACTTCAAACGATGGATCAGTTGAAGCTAAAGCTACAAACTCTGAGATCTTGTCAAGTTCTTCACTAGAAGGCACTGAAGAATACGAGAAGCAAGAAGAGTCATGCTTGAGAGAAGAAATATTGCTAACATATAATCATCAGCTTAATAATGAGCCTCCAATCCAACAAG CAGATGTAGAGGAAACAACGGTTTTAACATTAAGTGCTGTGAACATGTCAAATGATATAGAGATTCAAGAATCAAGTGGACATTCTGACAATGATGAGCCAGACAAATTTCTCTCCGAACAATCATTTGTAGGCACAGACTCACTCCTAGAACATAATTTGTTGGATACTAATTCTCACTCTGAGCAGATTAAGGATGATGACTTAGCAAAAGAAATGAAATCCCATGTAGAATTATGTACTGACATGTTGGATACAACATCTGATTCCCTAAGTATTGACACCACCATAAATGGTAATTCATTGACCAAGGTAAAGTGTACTACTGAGGATTCCCAAACCTCACCTCTTGAATCTTCCATTGTGGTTAGTCCAATTGAACTTGACCATGAGGAAAATTGCAAGGTACCACATGGAGAAAGTATATTAAGCAGAAGTGGATCAATGGAGAATTCACAAGATTGCAAACCAGATCAATGCATGAAAGACTCATTGAAGGAATACAATATGGTGTATATATGTGATGTGTCAGTAGAGTCTAATGGGGACTGCAATGGAGAGAGAAATATGTTACTTGATTCTAATGTCTCCAAGCTTGTCACCAATGATCAAGTTGAAGAACCTAAAGTCACTGAGAATGGAGTACCATTCGATGATTTTATTAACAACTCCAACAAGACTTCAGAGGAAACTGGTGCTACTTCAGAAGAAAAACATTATGTGGTTCCTCAAGCCAAAAAGATTTCTCTTATTGAAGGTTTAACTGATGTTGATTGCAGACATGAGGAAGGGAACGagaacaaaattgaagaaacaaatCAAAATCCAGAAATTTCACATGTCTTGGTAAATACTTTTGAGGGGACTGAAATGTCAGAACACTGCAATTGTGATCTGGTAACTATAAATCAGGAAGAATCTTTTCCCTTGAAAAATAATTCCTCTTTGTTGCATTTCTATGATGACCATCAGGACAATGTAAAGCAAGACAAAAGTTTTACTGCTACCAGCATGCCAAACTTAGGTTGCAAGCAAACAAATAAGACCAGAAACTCTGGCCACACCATTGACAACTCTAATTCTTCTGAGTTAACAGTTCCATCTCTGAACTTGGATGATAAAGAAGCATTTGAGAAAGAAGGTAAAGAAGATCCACAACATACAGAAGCAGAACTAACAGCTTCTACAGCTACCATGTCCAGTATTGCACCATATTCAAATAAGTCCATATTTGAAAATGGTGGCTATGAAACAAGGGAAAGCATAACAAGGCTCAGTACTGAATCAAACCCTGACAATCCAAACACCTCTAGTCAGATGCAAAAGTCACCAAGCTTCAATCTCAACCTCAGAAAGGAAGCAAGGCCTGGAGAATCAGATAAGATTCCACTGCTTCATCAGAATAAGTCTGCAAATGAAAGCTTCTCAAAACAGACCAGTTTGAATCTCATCAACTCAATGCCTCATGCTCAATATGAGCAGTGCATGTTACACAGTGAAGAAATGCCAGTGGAAGAGAAAATAGTTACTATGGAAAGAAGTTACTCTAGAAAATCTAAAGCTCCATTCATAGGCCTCTtaaaagaagaggaagaagctcATCTTCTAGGCATGTCACGGATACAAGAAAACCATGCTGGCACAAAGAATACAGTGTCATCTACTTCACCTAAAAAAGATAAGCGAAAGACTAGGTCTTCCTTCTTCAGCAGCTGCATGTGTTGTGCAACTGTACCTTGA
- the LOC114190350 gene encoding 50S ribosomal protein L28, chloroplastic: MTMAMASSASCAVSFRNSFALNKPSDLGFVTSQLSGIRICCPKLPTPPLTASPSFPAPLPIVARRVCPFTGKKSNRANKVSFSNHKTKKLQFVNLQYKRIWWEAGKRYVKLRLSTKALKTIEKNGLDAVAKKAGVDLRKK, encoded by the exons ATGACAATGGCAATGGCAAGTTCTGCAAGCTGTGCGGTGTCGTTTAGGAACAGCTTCGCTCTCAACAAACCCT CGGATCTTGGGTTTGTGACCTCGCAGTTGAGCGGCATCAGAATCTGCTGCCCCAAACTCCCCACACCGCCCCTCACCGCTTCTCCCTCCTTCCCCGCACCTCTCCCCATCGTAGCCA gGAGAGTTTGTCCCTTCACTGGAAAGAAATCAAACAGGGCCAACAAAGTATCATTTTCAAACCATAAGACAAAGAAACTGCAGTTTGTGAACCTTCAGTACAAAAGAATTTGGTGGGAAGCGGGGAAGCGCTATGTAAAGCTGCGTTTATCAACAAAGGCATTGAAAACCATAGAGAAGAATGGACTTGATGCAGTTGCAAAGAAGGCTGGAGTTGATCTCAGGAAGAAATAA
- the LOC114192131 gene encoding protein argonaute 10-like: MPVRQMRESSEQHLVIKPHLQNPMNGAKKVPRAVQNGKGPPPPLPQEPHNQTSPHARNKGRRRSRGGRKCDQVDVLMRPIVTSGVENGSTMCGEIEMGYPTSSKSLSFAPRPGFGQVGTKCIVKANHFFAELPDKDLNQYDVSITPEVSSKAVNRSIIAELVRLYKESDLGMRLPAYDGRKSLYTAGPLPFSWREFKIKVVDDEDGVNGPKREREYRVVIKFVARANLHHLGQFLAGKRADAPQEALQILDIVLRELSSKRFCPIGRSFFSPDIRTPQRLGEGLESWCGFYQSIRPTQMGLSLNIDMASAAFIEPLPVVEYVGQLLGKDILSRQLSDADRIKIKKALRGVKVEVTHRGSVRRKYRVSGLTSQPTRELVFPVDENSTMKSVVEYFQEMYGFTIKYTHLPCLQVGNQKKANYLPMEACKIVEGQRYTKRLNEKQITALLKVTCQRPRDRESDILRTIQHNAYDQDPYAKEFGIKISEKLASVEARILPAPWLKYHESGKEKNCLPQVGQWNMMNKKMINGMTVSRWACINFSRSVQDTVALSFCTELAQMCQVSGMEFNPEPVIPIYNAKPEHVEKALKHVYHVSSNKTKGKELELLLAILPDNNGSLYGDLKRICETDLGLISQCCLTKHVFKITKQYLANVSLKINVKMGGRNTVLVDAVSCRIPLVSDIPTIIFGADVTHPENGEDSSPSIAAVVASQDWPEVTKYAGLVCAQAHRQELIQDLYKMWHDPVRGLVSGGMIRDLLISFRKATGQKPLRIIFYRDGVSEGQFYQVLLYELDAIRKACASLEPNYQPPVTFIVVQKRHHTRLFANNHRDRNSTDKSGNILPGTVVDSKICHPTEFDFYLCSHAGIQGTSRPAHYHVLWDENNFTADGIQSLTNNLCYTYARCTRSVSVVPPAYYAHLAAFRARFYMEPDMQENGSSGGGGGGGGSKATRGGGECGVVKPLPALKENVKRVMFYC, encoded by the exons ATGCCAGTGAGACAGATGAGGGAGAGCTCAGAACAACATCTTGTTATCAAGCCCCATTTGCAGAACCCCATGAATGGAGCTAAGAAGGTTCCTAGAGCTGTTCAAAATGGCAAAGgtccaccaccaccactgccACAAGAACCCCACAACCAAACTTCACCTCATGCTAGGAACAAGGGGAGAAGAAGGAGCAGAGGTGGCAGAAAATGTGACCAAGTGGATGTTTTGATGAGACCTATTGTTACAAGTGGTGTTGAAAATGGAAGCACCATGTGTGGTGAAATAGAGATGGGATACCCTACATCAAGCAAGTCTTTGAGCTTTGCTCCTAGGCCTGGCTTTGGCCAAGTTGGGACAAAGTGCATTGTGAAGGCTAACCATTTCTTTGCGGAGTTACCAGACAAGGACTTAAACCAGTATGAT GTCAGTATCACCCCTGAAGTCTCTTCCAAAGCTGTGAACAGGTCCATAATAGCAGAACTCGTGAGGCTGTATAAAGAGTCTGACCTTGGGATGAGGCTTCCAGCATATGATGGCAGAAAAAGTCTGTACACAGCAGGGCCACTTCCCTTTTCCTGGAGAGAGTTTAAGATAAAGGTTGTGGATGATGAGGATGGAGTTAATGGCCCCAA AAGGGAAAGAGAATATAGAGTGGTGATCAAGTTTGTTGCTAGGGCAAATTTGCATCACTTGGGTCAGTTTCTGGCTGGTAAACGTGCTGATGCTCCACAAGAGGCACTCCAAATTCTTGACATTGTATTAAGAGAGCTATCATCTAAGAG GTTCTGTCCAATTGGGAGATCATTCTTTTCACCAGACATTAGAACACCCCAACGGCTTGGGGAAGGTTTGGAGTCTTGGTGTGGATTTTACCAAAGCATAAGGCCTACTCAGATGGGTCTTTCCCTCAATATTG ATATGGCTTCTGCTGCTTTCATTGAACCTCTTCCAGTTGTGGAATATGTTGGCCAGCTATTAGGAAAAGATATCCTGTCAAGGCAATTGTCTGACGCAGATCGCATCAAA ATTAAGAAAGCTCTTAGAGGAGTTAAAGTTGAAGTAACTCACAGAGGGAGTGTTAGAAGAAAGTACCGAGTTTCTGGTTTGACTTCTCAACCCACCAGAGAACTTGT GTTTCCTGTTGATGAGAACTCAACTATGAAGTCAGTAGTTGAATATTTCCAAGAGATGTATGGCTTCACAATTAAATACACTCACCTTCCTTGCCTTCAAGTAGGAAATCAAAAGAAAGCAAATTATTTACCAATGGAG GCCTGCAAAATTGTCGAGGGACAACGCTATACGAAAAGGTTAAATGAGAAGCAAATCACTGCTCTCCTGAAAGTTACTTGTCAAAGACCTCGTGATCGTGAAAGTGACATTTTGCGg ACCATTCAGCACAATGCTTATGATCAAGATCCTTATGCAAAGGAATTCGGGATTAAAATAAGTGAGAAGCTAGCGTCGGTAGAAGCGCGAATTCTTCCAGCTCCATGG CTTAAATATCATGAAAGTGGGAAAGAAAAGAATTGTTTGCCCCAGGTTGGTCAATGGAATATGATGAACAAG AAAATGATAAATGGGATGACTGTGAGCCGGTGGGCATGCATAAATTTTTCACGAAGTGTACAAGACactgttgctctctctttttgtACCGAACTAGCTCAAATGTGCCAAGTATCTGGCATG GAGTTTAATCCAGAGCCTGTTATCCCCATCTACAATGCCAAACCCGAGCATGTGGAGAAAGCTTTGAAGCATGTTTACCATGTGTCATCGAACAAAACCAAAGGAAAGGAATTGGAGCTTTTATTAGCAATATTACCCGACAACAACGGTTCTCTCTATG gTGATCTAAAGCGTATTTGTGAAACTGACCTTGGTTTAATTTCTCAATGTTGTCTGACGAAGCATGTCTTCAAGATCACTAAGCAGTACCTGGCTAATGTGTCTTTGAAAATCAATGTCAAG ATGGGAGGTAGAAACACTGTTTTGGTTGATGCCGTAAGTTGTAGAATACCATTGGTTAGTGACATACCAACTATAATATTTGGAGCAGATGTTACCCACCCTGAAAATGGGGAAGACTCCAGCCCTTCAATTGCAGCT GTAGTAGCATCTCAAGACTGGCCTGAAGTGACAAAATATGCTGGTTTAGTGTGTGCTCAGGCTCATAGGCAGGAACTTATACAAGACTTGTACAAAATGTGGCATGACCCTGTTCGTGGCTTAGTTAGTGGTGGCATGATCAG AGATTTGTTGATTTCCTTTAGAAAGGCAACAGGACAAAAGCCTCTAAGGATTATATTTTATAG GGATGGTGTAAGTGAAGGGCAATTTTACCAAGTTCTACTTTATGAGTTGGATGCAATTCGGAAG GCATGTGCTTCTTTGGAACCAAACTATCAACCTCCAGTAACTTTCATAGTTGTACAAAAAAGACACCATACAAGGTTGTTTGCAAACAACCACAGGGACAGAAACAGTACAGATAAGAGTGGAAATATATTGCCTG ggACTGTTGTGGATTCTAAGATCTGTCATCCAACAGAATTTGATTTTTATCTCTGCAGTCATGCCGGTATCCAG GGTACAAGTCGTCCTGCACATTATCATGTTCTTTGGGACGAAAACAACTTTACAGCAGATGGAATCCAATCTTTGACAAACAATCTATGTTATACATATGCCAGGTGTACACGCTCCGTGTCTGTTG TTCCTCCTGCATATTACGCACACTTAGCTGCATTTCGAGCACGGTTCTACATGGAACCAGACATGCAGGAAAATGGTTCTTCCGGTGGTGGTGGCGGCGGCGGTGGTTCGAAGGCAACAAGAGGAGGTGGAGAGTGTGGTGTGGTGAAGCCGTTGCCAGCTTTGAAAGAAAATGTGAAGAGAGTAATGTTTTACTGTTAG